One Urechidicola croceus genomic window, ATTAGCACCAATGACATCGCTGAAAAATTAGATACAAAACCTTCTTCTGTTACAGATATGATAAAAAAATTAGCCGAAAAAAAATTGGTTAATTATAAGAAATATCAAGGCGTTTTATTAAGTAAAGAAGGTAGAAAAACTGCAGTTTCAATTGTGAGAAATCATCGTCTTTGGGAAGTTTTTTTGGTTGATAAGTTAGATTTTGATTGGGATGAAGTACACGAACTTGCAGAGCAATTGGAACATATAAAATCGACGCAATTAACTGAAAGATTGGATGAGTTTTTAGGGTTTCCTACACACGATCCACATGGTGACCCTATACCTGATAAAAATGGAAATATTGAGCATAAAAGTACAATTCAACTCTCTTCAGTAGCACTTGAAGTAGAAAGTGTTGTTGTAGGTGTAAAAGATTCATCATCTGATTTTCTCAAATATTTAAATAAGAAAGGTATCGGAATTGGAAATACCATTAAGATTATTCATAAAGAAACATTTGATAAGTCATTAGAAATATTAATTGATAATAAAGCAACTTTAATTACTGAAGAAGTTGCAAAAAATTTATTTGTAAAAGAAATTAAAGTATAAACAAAAAATGAAAAAAATTCTACTATTTATTTTAGTCGCAACAACAGTTCTAAGTTGTAAAAAAGAAAAGAAAACGGATAATGGAAAGTTAAATATTGTCACAACAACTTCAATGGTTACTGATTTAGTTAAAAAAATTGGTGGGGACTATATAAATGTTCAAGGCTTAATGGGTAGTGGCGTGGATCCACATCTATATAAAGCAAGTGAAGGTGATGTTTCAAAACTGGTTAATGCCGATGCTATTTTCTATAATGGATTACATTTAGAAGGAAAACTTGTTGAAGTATTTGAAAAAATGGAAAATCAACAAAAAAAGACTTTTGCAGTTGGTGAAGTTTTGGACAAAAACACACTTATTGGCTCTGACTATTTTAAAAGTAACTACGATCCACATATTTGGTTTGATATTGATTATTGGACGCAAGTAGGAACGTATGTAACTAAAAAATTACAAGAATTAAATCCTGAAAATGCTCAAATGTTTGAAGAAAACTGGCAAAACTATTATAATGAATTAATTTCTTTAAAAGAAAAAGTGAATACAACTATTGATTCATTACCAGAAGAAAAACGAATTTTGGTAACAGCACATGATGCCTTTAACTATTTTGGTAGAGCATTTAAGTTTGAAGTAGTAGGCTTACAAGGGCTTTCAACCGCAACAGAGGCTGGAGTTCAAGATGTTCAAAAATTAGCTAACTTTATTATTGAAAAGAACGTAAAAGCAATTTTTGTAGAAAGTTCAGTACCTAAAAGAACCATTGAAGCACTTCAAGCAGCAGTAAAATCAAAAAAACATGAAGTTGAAATAGGTGGAACGCTCTATTCTGATGCTTTAGGAAATAAAGGGACGGTTGAAGGAACTTATATTGGAATGTTTGAGTACAATGTAAATACAATTGTAAACGCCTTAAAATAATGAGTAAAATAGCAGTAAAAGTAGACGATTTAACAGTTGCTTACAACTATAAACCTGTACTTTGGGACATCGATCTTGAAATTCCCGAAGGTGTACTTATGGCGATTGTTGGTCCAAATGGCGCAGGTAAATCTACCCTAATCAAAGCCATATTAGGAATTTTAGATCCACTTGCAGGAAGTGTAAGTATTTATGGAAAACCTTATGAAAAACAGCGTTCACTAGTTGCTTATGTGCCTCAAAAAGGAAGTGTAGATTGGGATTTTCCTACTACTGCATTAGATGTAGTTATGATGGGGACATACGGAAGTTTAGGCTGGATAAAACGTCCTAGAGAAAAAGAAAAAAAAGCCGCGTTGGAAGCACTTGAAAAAGTAGGGATGCTTCCTTTTAAAGGCCGACAAATAAGCCAACTTTCGGGTGGACAACAACAACGTATATTTTTGGCTCGTGCATTGGTACAAGATGCATCGATCTATTTTATGGACGAACCTTTTCAAGGAGTGGATGCCACTACTGAAATTGCTATTATCAATATTTTAAAAGAATTAAGAAAAGCCAATAAAACTGTAATTGTAGTTCATCATGATTTACAAACAGTTCCTGAGTATTTTGATTGGGTAACATTTTTAAATGTAAAAAAGATTGCTACAGGTCCTGTTAAAGACATTTTTAATGATGATAATTTAACTAAAACTTATGGAATTAATTATAAAGTAAGTATTCAAGAGTAGGTTTTAGACTAATAGTCTTTAGACGGTAGTTGTTAGTGATATTAAATCACAAAATATGAACGAAACAAAATTCAAATTCGAAGATTTAAAAGTATATCAAAAAGCATTGGGCTTTGTTGATATCGTTTATACTATTTGTAATGATTTTCCTATAACTGAACGCTATGGATTATATTCTCAATTTACAAGAGCCGCAGTTTCAATATCATTAAATATTGCTGAAGGCTCTGGAGATACTGATGCCCAATTTAATAGGTTTCTTCAAATAGCAATTAACTCCGTAAAAGAATGTGTTGTATGTTCAACTATTGCCAAAAGGCAAAATTTTATAACCGACAAACAAGATTTTGAACTAAGAGAAAATTTAGTAGAATTATCTAAAATGATATCAAGCCTTCAAAAATATTTAAAAAAAACTAAAGATAAAAAAACTACAACTATAACAACTAAAGACTAACGACTAAGGACTGCAAACTAATGACTATTACAGAATATTTTGAACTTGTTTTTTCTGATTATACACTACGTACAATCACACTTGGGACAGCCATTTTAGGTGCCGTTTGTGGTATGCTTGGTAGTTTTGCCGTACTTAGAAAGCAAAGTTTATTAGGTGATGCTATTTCACATGCTGCGCTTCCTGGAATTGCAATTGCTTTTTTACTCACTGGAGCAAAAGACAGCAATGTTTTACTTTTAGGTGCTTTAATCAGTGGTCTAATAGGAACTTTTTGGATAAGAGGAATTATTACAAAAACTCATTTAAAATCGGATACTGCACTTGGGCTGATACTTTCTTTGTTTTTTGGTTTTGGAATGTTATTACTTACATTTATTCAAAAACAACCTAATGCTAATCAAGCAGGACTGGACAAGTACCTATTCGGACAAGCAGCAACTTTAGTCGAAAAAGATGTATGGATGATGGCTATAGTTACAGGATTATGTCTTATTGTTTTACTTTTATTTTGGAAAGAGTTTAAAATTTTACTTTTTGATGCAGATTACACTAAAACTCTTGGTTTCAATACCAAAACTATAGATATTCTCATAACTTCATTTATCGTTTTAGCAATTGTTTTAGGCTTACAAACTGTTGGTGTAGTATTGATGAGCGCAATGCTTTTGGCTCCTGCAGCAGCAGCAAGACAATGGACAAATAGTTTAGGAGTTATGGTGTTTCTAGCTGCCATATTTGGTGCTTTTTCAGGAGTTTTTGGTACCGCAATAAGCGCAAGTCAAAACAACCTTTCAACAGGACCAGTAATTGTTCTTGTTGCAGCAGTATTTGTAATCTTCTCATTTATTTTTTCACCAAGTAGAGGGTTGTTATTTAAACAAATTCGAATTATTAAAAACAGACGTGATTTAGAATTATATAAAACATTAGCGTTCATGCATAATATTGCAGAAACACATGAAAATATTGCGCATCCTCACGCTATAAAAATCTTGAATAATTTTCAAGGTTTTACTCGAAAAACCTTACAGAAATTAGTTGAAAGAAACTACGTTACCTTAAACGGGAATATGTGGTCATTGACCGAAGAAGGTTTCAATAAAGCAGCCAATTTATACAACCAACATTCCAACGAAGATGAGTAGTGCACAGATAGAAATACAATTAATTGCAAGTGTGGTTGCAATCGCTTGTGCCATTCCAGGAACATTTCTGGTATTGAGAAAAATGGCGATGATTAGTGATGCTATAAGCCATTCAATATTACCTGGAATTGTAATTGGATTTTTCATCACCCAAGATTTAAATTCACCTCTTCTTATTCTTTTGGCAGCAGTAACAGGAATTATAACAGTTGTCCTAGTTGAACGAATTCAAAAAACGGGCTTGGTTAAAGAAGATACCGCAATCGGACTCGTCTTTCCAGCACTATTTAGTATTGGAGTCATTGTGATTGCCAAAAACGCAAATGATGTACATCTTGATGTTGATGCTGTATTATTGGGCGAACTTGCATTTGCTCCTTTTGATAGATTAATGATTTCCGGAACAGATTTTGGACCAAAATCACTTTGGATTATTGGGACTATTCTTTTAATTACCGTTGGACTATTATTTGCCTTTTTTAAAGAATTAAAAGTAAGTACTTTTGATGCAGGATTAGCTTCTGCATTAGGTTTTTCTCCAGCAATTATTCATTACGGATTGATGACCGTAGCATCCGTAACTACAGTCGGTGCTTTTGACGCAGTTGGAGCAATCTTAGTAGTTGCTTTAATGATAGCACCTGCAGCAAGCGCATATCTATTGACGAATGACTTAAAACGCATGCTATTTTTATCTGTTGCTTTTGGGGTATTTAGTGCTATTTCTGGCTATTGGCTAGCACATTGGTTGGACGCATCTATTGCTGGTTCCATTACTACAATGTTAGGTTTATTATTTCTCGCTGTGTATTTATTTGCACCAAGTAAAGGACTTATTTCAGTGATGTACAGAGAAAAACAACAACGAACAGAAGTATCTTTATTGACTTTTCTATTACATCTAAAAAATCATAATGAAATTGAAGAAAGACATGTAAATCATTTAAACGAGCATATCAATTGGCAAAAGGTTCGTTCTGAAACAGTGTTAGATTTAGCCATAAAAAACAATATGATTACTATTGAAAATGAGATTGTCTCATTGACTGAAAAAGGAAATGAATTTACTTCTAAAGCTATCGATTATATTATTACAAATGAAGATGCTCAGATTGAAGATATGAAAGACGATTTCTTTTTGTTTAGAGGGTAAGCCACTAATACTAAATGGAAATTTTTAAACAGTTAATGATATATATACACAAGATTTTACAGTTTATATTTAAAAAAACAAGTCAAATTACATATTATTAAAAAACATAATAAAAAAATGATAATATTAAAAGACAAGCCAGGACAGTTATGTAATAGATTATGGGCTTTCTCCCCTTTTATTTCCGAAGCACTAGAAAATAATACTAAGATTAAGATTCTACATTTTTATGATTACTATAATTATTTTGAAGATTTAAATACTTTTAAATCTGTTAGTTTTATTAAAAATAAAAAAGCGCTAATCCTATATAATTTATTATTTAAAATTCTAAATAAAATACCATATAAGTTTTTGTCTCATTTAGGAATTATTTATGACTCACAAAATTACATAACAGAGGCAAATCAAAATAATAAACTTCATTTAATTAACGGATGGAGTCAAAAAAAACCGAATAAACAATTAAAATTAACAGATCTACAAAAATTATTTCGACCTAAAGATATTTATGCAAATAGAGTTGATAATATTTTTTCAAAAAAAAGAAAGGTGAATGACCTAATTATTGGTGTTCATATTAGAAGAGGAGATTATAAAGACTATAGAGGTGGAAAATATTATTATTCTGATTTAACAATAATCAATTTTATATTACAAATTATAAATGAATTTGATAAAAATAAAAAATTAACATTTCTACTTTGCTCAAATGAAAAAATAAATATTAAAGCCTATAATGATGTACCCGTTTTTCAAATAAATAACGCCAATCTTATTGAAGACTTATATGGTTTAAGCAAATGTGACTATATAATAGGTCCTCCAAGTACATTTTCTATGTGGGCTTCTTTTTATGGCCAAAAACCCTTATATTTTTTAAAAGAATCAACTTCTGTAATAAAAAAAGATAATTTTAGTATAATTTCTAAACAAAATCACTTTAAAAACGGACATATTTTTAGTCACTAAATAAGTATTGTGATTTACATAAAAAATTAATAAATATGAATGTGTATTAACAGCAAGAACTATTTTCATCTCACTATCAAATAAATTTCCTAATGACAACCGCATTTATCTTGGCCACAAGATTTTGCGGTTTTTTTCTTTTTGAAGAAATATTTTTTTACCAAAAAACTAACTGCCAATGACACAGTGATATAAACTAATATTTCTTGAAGTATCTCCATTTATTTTTTGTCGTATTTTTCTAAATAACTTTCAAAATCACTTTAAAAACTGAAACGCAATTAATGCAGTAATATATGCAATTGTAGACATTCCAAACAATTGAATCATAGGCCATTTCCAACTATTAGTCTCTTTCTTAACAATAGCCAATGTAGCCATACATTGCATTGCAAAAGCATAAAATAGCAGAAGCGATATTCCACTAGCAAATGTAAATATTTTCTTTCCATTTGGATGAACCTCTGCAGCCATTTTTTGCTTAATAGTTTCTTCTTCCTCTCCAGCACTTCCAACACTGTATATTGTTGCTAAAGTACCAACAAACACTTCTCTTGCAGCAAATGAAGTCACTAATGCAATTCCAATTTTCCAATCATATCCTAATGGTTTTATAACTGGCTCTATTGTTTTACCAACAATACCTATATAAGAATTTTCCAACTTATAAGCAGCAATCTTATCATCTAATTCTGTTTCACTCATTTGTTGATTAGCAACTTCTGACATTACAATTGATTCAGCATTATTAAATTTTTCTCCTGGACCATAAGATGCTAAAAACCATAGAATTATAGATATTGCCAAAATTATTTTACCAGCATCAAAAAGAAAAGTTTTTGTCTTTTCTAAAACATTGATAAATACATTTTTAAATAAAGGCACTTTATAATTTGGCATTTCAACTACAAAATAGGATTTACTCTTAATCTTAAGTGTTTTATTTAAAATATAAGCCGCAATTATTGCACCAGCGAAACCTAATAAATATAACAACATCAGTGTTAATCCTTGAGCATTAAAAATTCCAAAAACACGCTTGTTTGGAATTACCAAAGCAATTAAAATAGCATAAACTGGTAATCTTGCTGAACAAGTTGTAAATGGAGTTACCAAAATTGTAATTAATCTTTCTTTCCAACTTTCAATATTACGGGTAGCCATAATTGCAGGAATAGCACAAGCAGTTCCAGAAATTAACGGAACAACACTTTTCCCACTTAATCCAAAACGTCGCATAATTCTATCCATCAAGAATACAACACGACTCATATAACCGCTTTCTTCTAAAATTGAAATAAATAAAAATAAAAATGCAATCTGAGGGATGAAAATAACAACTCCTCCAAGCCCTGCAATAATTCCATCAACTAATAAATCGGTAAATTTTCCTGGAGCCATTACACTACGAACCCAATCTCCTAGTGACGCAAAGGAATTATCAATAAAATCCATAGGAACTCCACTCCAGTCAAATAGCATTTGAAATATCAATAATAAAATCCCAAAGAAAATTATATATCCAAATACTTTATGCGTAAGTATTCTATCAAATTGACTTCGTAAATCTGTTGCTTTTGATTTATCAACTACATAGCCTTTTTTAAGAGTGTCATTGATAAATTTATAACGCAAAATTGTTTCTTTTTGCTGTAATTTTTTTAATTCTGATTTTGATTTTGTTTCAAATGAATGAAATCCTTCAAAATCTTTCTTTTCTAACTTACCAAAATTTACATCTTGAGTAATTACTAACCATAATTTATATAATGATTGATTTGGAAACGCTTTTCTTAACCTTTCAAAATAATCTGAATCTATTTTAGATGTATCTAAACAAGGTTCAGATGGCAAATTTTTATATTCTTGAAGTAATGTAGATATTTGATCAATACCATTTTTAGTACGAGAACTTACAAGTGCAATTTTAGTTTTTAATTCTTTTTCCAATACTGGTATATCAATAGAAATACCTTTGCTTTTCATTCTATCCGACATATTGATAACGAGTATCGTCGGAATTTCTAAATCTTTTATTTGAGTAAATAAAAGTAAATTTCTTTTAAGATTTTCTACCTCTGAAACAACAATTGCTACATCTGGATAATCTTCATCACTCTTATTCATTAATAGTTCAATGACCACACTTTCATCTAAAGAAGATGCGTTTAAACTATATGTACCAGGCAAATCAATAATTTTAGCCTTTTGATGGCGAGTTAATTTACAATAACCCACCTTTTTTTCAACTGTTATACCTGGATAATTCCCAACTTGCTGATTTAAACCTGTTAAGTGATTAAATACTGATGTTTTTCCAGTATTTGGATTTCCTATTAACGCAACTTTCAATAAATCAGTACTCATATTTTTATCAACTTATTTAAGTACTTTTTTAATTGAGATTTGAAGAGCAGTTTCTCTTCTTATTGCAACATAACTTCCATTAATATTTATATACAAAGGATCATTGAAAGGGGCAAATTGCACTAATTCTACAGAGTTTCCAGGCAAGCATCCCATTTCAATCAATTTTAACGGAATTGCATCAATCTCAAAATCTTCTATGATTCCTTTTTCACCTTTTTTTAATGTTGCAACATTTGGCATTCAAGTAGTTTTAAAATAGAATGCAAATATACTAAATTAGAATCATTCTAAAATAGGAAGTCCATAACTACTTTTAATATTCTTCTTGTAGTAATTTTATATCGGCTATTAACTGTTGAATATCTTCGGAATTAGTTCCATCGTAATAGCCTCGGATTTGACGTTTTTTATCTACTAAAATAAAATTCTCAGTATGAATAAAATCCTGTTCTCCTCCATCGCCATCATCAATAACGGCAAAATAACTTTTTCGAGCCAAATCGTAAATATGCCTTTTATCTCCAGTTGTAACATTCCATTTAGAATCTTCAACACCTTTCATATCTGCATAATCTCTCAAAATTGGAATGCTATCCATAACTGGTGTTACAGAATGAGAAAGTAACATAATAGTAGAATCATTCTTAAATTCTTCTTGAACTTTTATCATGTTATTGGTCATAATTGGACAAATGGTTTGACATCTAGTAAAGAAAAAATCGGCTACATAAATCTTATCCTCATAATCTTTTTGAGTAATGACTTTACCATTTTGATTAATTAATGAGAAATCTCCAATTTTATGATTACTCCTTACATGTTTTACTGAAGAATCTACCAATCTAGGGTTTACATCTGCAGGATTATAAACAGGCAATTTCTTATCTGGATTTAAAATCGAATAAATTAAAGCAATCATTACAACAGAAAAAACGGTCATAATTACAATTATTGGTAACGATTTTTTAAAATTCCTTTGACTCATTTTCAACTAAATTTTAAGACAAATTTACAATAAACAGTTTCATTTTAAGTATAAGAATTATAAAAGTTTGTTAAATCAAACTCTTACTTAAACTAAGTTTTTTTAAACTCTATTTAAAACCGTACATTTGTGCGGTTTTAAAAGAAAAGACAATAACATTTTATGGAAATATTAATCAAAGCATCTCAATTTTTATTGAGTTTATCATTCCTAATCGTTTTACACGAATTTGGGCATTATTTACCTGCAAAACTATTTAAAACTAGAGTTGAAAAATTCTATTTGTTTTTTGATGCTTGGGGAAAAAAATTATTCAGTTTCAAAAAAGGAGGAACTGAATATGGAATTGGTTGGTTACCTCTAGGAGGATATGTAAAAATATCTGGAATGATTGATGAAAGTATGGATACTGAGCAAATGAAACAGCCTGCTCAACCTTGGGAATTTCGCTCAAAACCGGCTTGGCAAAGGCTGATTATCATGTTAGGTGGAGTTATTGTGAATTTCATTTTAGGTTTCTTAATTTACATTATGGTCTTGGCTGTTTGGGGTGAAGAACAAGTAAAGCCTAATGATGTAAAATACGGATTTTCTGTTGATAATACTTTTGAAGAATATGGTTTTAAAGATGGTGATTTAATTTTAAAAATAAATGGCGAAACTCCTGATGATGTTTATACTAAAGTAAACAAACATTTATTTTTACGTGATGTTTCTACAATTGAAGTTAAACATACTGATGGAACTACTGAAATTATAAATATTCCTGAAAATATTGGAGAAATTATGTGGCAAAATGGAGTAATGACTCCATTTACACCAAGAATGATTGCTGTAATTGATACTGTAATTGCAAACAAACCTGCTCAAAAAGCCGGATTTAAGAAAAATGATCAAGTAGTTGCCGTTAATGGAAACCCTATTACATATTGGAATGAATTTACTGATTGCGTAGATTATGGAAAAACAATGCAAGTAGATGTAATGAGAAATGGAACTGTTGAAAAACTAACAGTAACACCAAATTCTGAAAATAAAATTGGTATTGGACCTCAAGCAAAACTTGAAGATATAGTTACTATTAATCAAAAAAAATACACTTTTGCAGAAAGTATTCCTGCTGGTTTTTCAAAAGCCTATTGGACATTACGTGATTACATTACACAATTCAAATATGTTTTCACCAAAAAAGGCGCTCAAAGCGTAGGTGGATTTATTGCCATTGGAAGTATTTTCCCTTCAACTTGGAGTTGGCAAGCATTTTGGGGAATTACAGCATTTTTATCAATCATGTTAGGATTCATGAATTTATTACCAATCCCTGCTCTTGATGGTGGACACGTGATGTTTACTCTTTGGGAAATGATTACTGGTAAAAAACCTAGCGATAAATTCTTAGAATATGCTCAAATTGCTGGATTTGTCTTATTAATGGGATTATTACTACTAGCAAATGGTAATGATATCTATAAGTTATTTTCAGGTAGTTAATAACACCTAAATTTATACAATAAAAAAACACCTTTTAAATAGATTAAAAGGTGTTTTTTATTAATTATAGTTTTTTAAACTGTCTTACGAACTTCTTTTGCCTTTTCTTTGGCTTGTTCATTTCGCTCAATTTTATGCTCTGGTCTTGTCCATTTTGGTTTTTCTCCTAATGATTGGTAAGCCGAATCTTTAGCCTCAACTGTTTGTGGTTGTACCTTTTTAGTAAATGGTTTTTGAGGATTTAACCCTAATAACTCAAACATTTTCATGTCTTCATTTACATCAGGATTTGGAGTTGTCAACAATTTATCTCCTGCAAAAATTGAATTTGCTCCAGCAAAAAAACACATTGCTTGTCCTTCTCTACTCATTTGCGTTCTTCCGGCAGATAATCGTACTTGTGTTTGTGGCAATACAATTCTGGTTGTTGCAACCATACGAATCATATCCCAAATTTCAACAGGTTTTTCATCTTCTAATGGTGTTCCTTCCACAGCAACTAATGCATTAATTGGTGTAGATTCTGGTTGTGGATTTAAAGTTGATAAAGCAACTAACATTCCTGCTCTATCTTCAGCACTTTCACCCATTCCTATAATACCTCCAGAACAAACGGTTACGTTTGTTTTACGAACATTATCAATAGTATCTAATCTATCTTGATACCCACGTGTAGAAATTACTTCTTTATAATATTCTTCAGATGAATCTAAGTTGTGATTATAAGCATACAACCCGGCTTCTGCTAAACGTTGTGCTTGATTCTCTGTAACCATTCCAAGAGTACAACAAACTTCCATATCTAGTTTATTAATACCTCTTACCATTTCTAAAACTTGGTCAAATTCTGGTCCGTCTTTAACATTACGCCATGCTGCTCCCATACAAACACGAGAACTTCCACTTGCTTTTGCACGTAATGCTTGTGCTTTTACTTGGTTGACAGACATTAAATCATTTCCTTCAACACCAGTATGATATCTTGCTGCTTGCGGACAATAGCCACAATCTTCAGAACATCCACCAGTTTTTATTGAAAGTAAAGTAGAAACTTGTACCACATTTGGATCGTGACTTTCTCTATGAATTGTTGCCGCCTCATATAGCAACTCCATTAATGGTTTATTATATATTTCTAATATTTCTTCTTTTGTCCAATCGTGTTTTACTACGCTCAT contains:
- a CDS encoding four helix bundle protein, whose translation is MNETKFKFEDLKVYQKALGFVDIVYTICNDFPITERYGLYSQFTRAAVSISLNIAEGSGDTDAQFNRFLQIAINSVKECVVCSTIAKRQNFITDKQDFELRENLVELSKMISSLQKYLKKTKDKKTTTITTKD
- a CDS encoding metal ABC transporter ATP-binding protein, with protein sequence MSKIAVKVDDLTVAYNYKPVLWDIDLEIPEGVLMAIVGPNGAGKSTLIKAILGILDPLAGSVSIYGKPYEKQRSLVAYVPQKGSVDWDFPTTALDVVMMGTYGSLGWIKRPREKEKKAALEALEKVGMLPFKGRQISQLSGGQQQRIFLARALVQDASIYFMDEPFQGVDATTEIAIINILKELRKANKTVIVVHHDLQTVPEYFDWVTFLNVKKIATGPVKDIFNDDNLTKTYGINYKVSIQE
- a CDS encoding metal ABC transporter permease, encoding MTITEYFELVFSDYTLRTITLGTAILGAVCGMLGSFAVLRKQSLLGDAISHAALPGIAIAFLLTGAKDSNVLLLGALISGLIGTFWIRGIITKTHLKSDTALGLILSLFFGFGMLLLTFIQKQPNANQAGLDKYLFGQAATLVEKDVWMMAIVTGLCLIVLLLFWKEFKILLFDADYTKTLGFNTKTIDILITSFIVLAIVLGLQTVGVVLMSAMLLAPAAAARQWTNSLGVMVFLAAIFGAFSGVFGTAISASQNNLSTGPVIVLVAAVFVIFSFIFSPSRGLLFKQIRIIKNRRDLELYKTLAFMHNIAETHENIAHPHAIKILNNFQGFTRKTLQKLVERNYVTLNGNMWSLTEEGFNKAANLYNQHSNEDE
- a CDS encoding alpha-1,2-fucosyltransferase, which produces MIILKDKPGQLCNRLWAFSPFISEALENNTKIKILHFYDYYNYFEDLNTFKSVSFIKNKKALILYNLLFKILNKIPYKFLSHLGIIYDSQNYITEANQNNKLHLINGWSQKKPNKQLKLTDLQKLFRPKDIYANRVDNIFSKKRKVNDLIIGVHIRRGDYKDYRGGKYYYSDLTIINFILQIINEFDKNKKLTFLLCSNEKINIKAYNDVPVFQINNANLIEDLYGLSKCDYIIGPPSTFSMWASFYGQKPLYFLKESTSVIKKDNFSIISKQNHFKNGHIFSH
- a CDS encoding metal ABC transporter solute-binding protein, Zn/Mn family, whose protein sequence is MKKILLFILVATTVLSCKKEKKTDNGKLNIVTTTSMVTDLVKKIGGDYINVQGLMGSGVDPHLYKASEGDVSKLVNADAIFYNGLHLEGKLVEVFEKMENQQKKTFAVGEVLDKNTLIGSDYFKSNYDPHIWFDIDYWTQVGTYVTKKLQELNPENAQMFEENWQNYYNELISLKEKVNTTIDSLPEEKRILVTAHDAFNYFGRAFKFEVVGLQGLSTATEAGVQDVQKLANFIIEKNVKAIFVESSVPKRTIEALQAAVKSKKHEVEIGGTLYSDALGNKGTVEGTYIGMFEYNVNTIVNALK
- the feoB gene encoding ferrous iron transport protein B translates to MSTDLLKVALIGNPNTGKTSVFNHLTGLNQQVGNYPGITVEKKVGYCKLTRHQKAKIIDLPGTYSLNASSLDESVVIELLMNKSDEDYPDVAIVVSEVENLKRNLLLFTQIKDLEIPTILVINMSDRMKSKGISIDIPVLEKELKTKIALVSSRTKNGIDQISTLLQEYKNLPSEPCLDTSKIDSDYFERLRKAFPNQSLYKLWLVITQDVNFGKLEKKDFEGFHSFETKSKSELKKLQQKETILRYKFINDTLKKGYVVDKSKATDLRSQFDRILTHKVFGYIIFFGILLLIFQMLFDWSGVPMDFIDNSFASLGDWVRSVMAPGKFTDLLVDGIIAGLGGVVIFIPQIAFLFLFISILEESGYMSRVVFLMDRIMRRFGLSGKSVVPLISGTACAIPAIMATRNIESWKERLITILVTPFTTCSARLPVYAILIALVIPNKRVFGIFNAQGLTLMLLYLLGFAGAIIAAYILNKTLKIKSKSYFVVEMPNYKVPLFKNVFINVLEKTKTFLFDAGKIILAISIILWFLASYGPGEKFNNAESIVMSEVANQQMSETELDDKIAAYKLENSYIGIVGKTIEPVIKPLGYDWKIGIALVTSFAAREVFVGTLATIYSVGSAGEEEETIKQKMAAEVHPNGKKIFTFASGISLLLFYAFAMQCMATLAIVKKETNSWKWPMIQLFGMSTIAYITALIAFQFLK
- a CDS encoding metal-dependent transcriptional regulator, giving the protein MKNELTYTEENYLKAIFSLSTKETKGISTNDIAEKLDTKPSSVTDMIKKLAEKKLVNYKKYQGVLLSKEGRKTAVSIVRNHRLWEVFLVDKLDFDWDEVHELAEQLEHIKSTQLTERLDEFLGFPTHDPHGDPIPDKNGNIEHKSTIQLSSVALEVESVVVGVKDSSSDFLKYLNKKGIGIGNTIKIIHKETFDKSLEILIDNKATLITEEVAKNLFVKEIKV
- a CDS encoding metal ABC transporter permease; amino-acid sequence: MSSAQIEIQLIASVVAIACAIPGTFLVLRKMAMISDAISHSILPGIVIGFFITQDLNSPLLILLAAVTGIITVVLVERIQKTGLVKEDTAIGLVFPALFSIGVIVIAKNANDVHLDVDAVLLGELAFAPFDRLMISGTDFGPKSLWIIGTILLITVGLLFAFFKELKVSTFDAGLASALGFSPAIIHYGLMTVASVTTVGAFDAVGAILVVALMIAPAASAYLLTNDLKRMLFLSVAFGVFSAISGYWLAHWLDASIAGSITTMLGLLFLAVYLFAPSKGLISVMYREKQQRTEVSLLTFLLHLKNHNEIEERHVNHLNEHINWQKVRSETVLDLAIKNNMITIENEIVSLTEKGNEFTSKAIDYIITNEDAQIEDMKDDFFLFRG
- a CDS encoding SCO family protein; its protein translation is MSQRNFKKSLPIIVIMTVFSVVMIALIYSILNPDKKLPVYNPADVNPRLVDSSVKHVRSNHKIGDFSLINQNGKVITQKDYEDKIYVADFFFTRCQTICPIMTNNMIKVQEEFKNDSTIMLLSHSVTPVMDSIPILRDYADMKGVEDSKWNVTTGDKRHIYDLARKSYFAVIDDGDGGEQDFIHTENFILVDKKRQIRGYYDGTNSEDIQQLIADIKLLQEEY
- a CDS encoding FeoA family protein, which codes for MPNVATLKKGEKGIIEDFEIDAIPLKLIEMGCLPGNSVELVQFAPFNDPLYININGSYVAIRRETALQISIKKVLK